One window of the Betta splendens chromosome 21, fBetSpl5.4, whole genome shotgun sequence genome contains the following:
- the LOC114847740 gene encoding gamma-crystallin M3-like — protein sequence MGKIIFYEDRNFQGRHYETSSDCPELTSYLSRCHSCRVESGCFMVYDRPNYMGNQYFMRRGEYADYMSMMGMRDCIRSCRMIPMYRGSYRMRIYERENFGGQMYELMDDCDNIMDRYRMSDCMSCHVMDGHWLMYEQPHYRGRMMYLRPGEYRSFREMGMSGMRFMSMRRIMDSYY from the exons ATGGGCAAG ATCATCTTTTACGAGGACAGGAACTTCCAGGGTCGCCACTATGAGACCAGCAGCGACTGCCCTGAGCTGACCTCCTACCTGAGCAGGTGTCACTCCTGCAGGgtggagagcggctgcttcatgGTCTACGACCGGCCCAACTACATGGGCAACCAGTACTTCATGAGGAGGGGCGAGTACGCCGACTACATGAGCATGATGGGCATGAGGGACTGcatcaggtcctgcaggatGATCCCCATG tacagaggaTCCTACAGGATGAGGATCTACGAGAGGGAGAACTTCGGAGGTCAGATGTACGAGCTGATGGACGACTGCGACAACATCATGGACCGCTACCGCATGTCCGACTGCATGTCCTGCCACGTGATGGACGGACACTGGCTGATGTACGAGCAGCCCCACTACAGAGGCAGGATGATGTACCTGAGGCCCGGGGAGTACAGGAGCTTCAGGGAGATGGGCATGAGCGGCATGAGGTTCATGAGCATGAGGCGCATCATGGACTCCTACTACTAG
- the crygs3 gene encoding crystallin, gamma S3, translating to MLYVKARQTGNPDMDRVGKIVFYEDKDFQGHYYECNSDCSELNTHFTCCNSIRVESGAWVLYERPNYLGSQYVLTRGEYPDFQSWMGYNDRIRSCRLIPNVADVFRLRIYERPDFSGQVLDCSEDVKDLPERWQHRDVHSATVQDGTWVFYELPDYGGCQYLLERGQYRRYSEWGAMNPRVGSIRRLQDL from the exons ATGCTGTACGTGAAGGCGAGACAAACAGGCAACCCAGACATGGACCGAGTGGGAAAG ATTGTGTTCTATGAAGACAAGGATTTCCAAGGACACTACTATGAGTGTAACAGTGACTGTTCCGAGCTCAACACCCACTTCACCTGCTGCAACTCCATCCGTGTGGAGAGCGGGGCCTGGGTTCTGTACGAGAGGCCCAACTACCTGGGCTCCCAGTACGTCCTGACCAGGGGCGAGTACCCCGACTTCCAGAGCTGGATGGGCTACAACGACCGCATCCGGTCGTGCAGGCTCATCCCAAAC GTCGCGGACGTTTTCAGGCTCCGTATCTACGAGCGGCCTGATTTCAGCGGGCAGGTGCTGGACTGTTCTGAGGACGTGAAGGACCTGCCTGAGCGCTGGCAGCACCGGGACGTCCACTCCGCCACGGTGCAGGACGGCACCTGGGTCTTTTACGAGCTGCCCGACTATGGAGGATGCCAGTACCTGCTGGAGAGAGGCCAGTACCGCCGCTACAGCGAGTGGGGCGCCATGAACCCCAGGGTGGGCTCCATCCGCCGCCTCCAGGACCTGTAG
- the LOC114847734 gene encoding gamma-crystallin M3-like gives MGRIIFYEDRNFQGRSYETSSDCAELTSYLSRCNSCRVESGCFMVYERSNFMGHQMLVRRGEYPDNQRLMGMSMSDCIRSCRMIPMHRGPFRMKIYERENYGGQTYELMEDCDSILDRYFMSDCQSAQVMDGHWLMFEQPHYRGRMLYLRPGEYRSMRDMGMGPMDMKIGSIRRIMDSC, from the exons ATGGGCAGA aTCATCTTCTACGAGGACAGGAACTTCCAGGGTCGCTCCTATGAGACCAGCAGCGACTGCGCCGAGCTGACCTCCTACCTGAGCCGCTGCAACTCCTGCAGGgtggagagcggctgcttcatgGTGTACGAACGGTCCAACTTCATGGGCCACcagatgctggtgaggagggGCGAGTACCCGGACAACCAGCGCCTGATGGGCATGAGCATGAGCGACTGCATCCGCTCCTGCAGGATGATCCCCATG CACAGAGGTCCGTTCAGAATGAAGATCTATGAGCGAGAGAACTACGGAGGCCAGACGTACGAGCTGATGGAAGACTGCGACTCCATTCTGGATCGGTACTTTATGTCCGACTGCCAGTCGGCGCAGGTTATGGACGGCCACTGGCTGATGTTCGAGCAGCCCCACTACAGAGGCAGGATGCTGTACCTGAGGCCCGGGGAGTACAGGAGCATGAGAGACATGGGAATGGGTCCAATGGACATGAAGATCGGATCCATCAGACGCATCATGGATTCCTGTTAG